Genomic segment of Bacillota bacterium:
CTTTGTCGTTGGAACCCTTGCCGGCCCGTTATTACAAAGGCCGGGAAGCCGCATTTATCTCGCTTCCGGAAGAAAGAGGATTTAGACATCTTAATCTCATTGATGCCTGGGAGGATTTTTCCCCTAATAAGTTAAAGAGCCTGTTGCGGCTGAAAGGATATGAGCGGCATTATTATAATCTTCCCCAGGAGATGCTGGACATCAAAATAGACGCAAACATATTTGACCTTAGTGAGGAAGAGATCGTTTCCGCTGGTGTAATCGTTTATCTCCCTCTTTATCTACAGATATTAGAAGACAAACAGCGATTCGTACACCAGATGGAATCAAGGGCTATTGGCGAGTTTGTGGTTTACAATGCCTACTCTGGCCGCCAAGACGATTTTTTCCTGGGGGTCATTAAGAAGAACATGCCTAGACTTACCTATCTATCTGCGCCTTTATTTGACAGCCTACCGGCTAATTTTATCGAAGAAGAGGTTAATCCTTGGAGGCGCAGCACCGGCGAAAGCATCGACAAGAGGCAAATACGCCAAGATGATGACGGAAATTTTATCCTCCCGGTGGGCTGGCCAAATGTAGAAGGCTGGATACGAGATGGCCAGGAGCCTCCCCTGCGGGATGTTGCCTACAACAATATCCTTCCCATTTCAGATTTGGGCCACCGTGGCCGGGTTCTGCGTCTTGTCTTCTCGGCGGCTGTCCATGCTAAGGCGGTCAAATATTTTATCAACAAAAGGGTAAGGCAGTTAAAAGAGCAGGACAGCAGCCAAGAATTTATTGAGCGGGAAATAGAAAAAATGGAGAAAAGGTTCTTTTGAGTCGTCGGAAACAGACATAGGCCGACAAAATGCCAACAATAGTGGCTATATTGGGCCTAAGACCTTTGAAAATAATGCAGGAACCGCGCCGAGAGCCGTCGAAAGACTCTATCCGGGGGAAAAGCGATGATCTCTTTGTGGTAGTTTTCGCCAGAGAGACAAAAACATATTTATACACGAGGAGTAAGAAATGATTATCCTGCACTTGAGTTGCTTTGCTGGAAATTGCTTTTTGTGGGGGGAGGCAGCGGTGGAATCTCTTCCCAAGCGGCGCGGACGTCCCCCCAAAAAACCTAAGCTGCTGCCGTCGCCGTTTGATGTTTCCAGGGCGAAACTGGAACTAGCTTTGGCGGCAGCTGGAATAGAAATAGGAGATAAGAAAGAGACGACTATGACGGCCTGGCTCCCTTCTGGGGTCAATGGACCGGTGGGGTCGAGCTTGCTGCTGGGCCAACTGCCTCCGGAGGGCCAGGAGCTTGAGATCCGACCGTGGAAAGTGACGGCTCTGCGCTTGCTACCGGCTGAAGTGATTTCTTTGCTTACGGCTTGCGCCGAACGCCGGAACCTGGTGCCAAAAGTGGTGCTTGGGTCCGATATCTTGTTTTGGGCGCAGGCCTTGCGCTTTACGGGTTCCCTGGCGGCCCGGGGCCGCTTTTTGCCCGGGGTAAAGCAGGAGTCAAATGGCTATGTTGCCGTCTGGGAGCCGGTGCTGTCGGGCGATGATATGGAAAGCCTGGTTGCCTTGGCGCAGAGGATGCCGGCAGCCTGCTACTGCTTAACTTTGCCTGATGTGCCTCCTGACACTCAGGCCCTAGCTGTGGTGCTCAGCTTCTCGGCCCTGCTGATCGATGCTCTAGCTCGCCAGGAAGCTATGTTGCTGCCGGGCCAAGCAGGAAAAAGGCGTGGCCGGGCAGCCAGCCAAACCAGTGTTCACCAGCGGTGGCTGGCAGCACTGAAGGCACCGTCGGGATCTCTTCCTGGAGACCCAGCCGAGCTAGTTAAACTTACTTATCAGATTAAGGAATGGCGCCGCCTGGTCTATACTCTGGCCGCGGCACCTTATCGCTTTTGTTTTCGGCTGGAGGAGCCGGACCCAGTGGAATCCAGGACTGACGATGAAACCTGGGTGGTGCGCTATCTCCTGCAAGCTAAGGCAGACCCCAGTCTTTTGATTCCTGTTCCGGATGCTTGGAAGGGTAGGGTAAAGCCAAAGATCACAGGCGAAAACTTGGCCGCACGGCGGGAGTTCATCCTCACCGCCCTGGGCCAGGCGGCCTGTTTTTCGCCCCAAATAGAAGAAAGCATCAAATCGGGTATCCCAGCGGGGTGTAGCCTGGATAGCAACGCTGCCTTTGAATTCCTTTGTAATCAAGCCCCTTGGCTCAAGCAGGCCGGCTTTGCGGTGATGCTTCCTTCCTGGTGGACGAGCCAAGGCAGTAGGGCCCGGCTATCGGTTACCGGCCGAGCCGTTTCCTCTCCCTTTTCAGCCGGTGGTGGTTTGGGTTTGGACGACGTGGTTTCTTTTGATTGGCAGGTGGCGCTGGGGGATGAGGTGCTGACAGCAGAGGAACTGGAGGCCTTGGCGCGGCTTAAGTCCCCCTTGGTAAAACTGCGGGGGCAATGGGTGGAGGTGGACGCTGGGGAGATCAAGGCAGCACTCAATTTCTGGCAGAAGAAAGCGTCCCAGCAGCTAACGGCGCGGGACGTAGTGCGGCTTTCCTTAGGGGTAGCAACCCAACCGCAGAGTCTTCCTCTGCAAAATGTTACTGCTTCCGGCTGGTTAGCAAGTGTACTGAAGCAGCTTCACGGAAAGGAACTGGGCCCAGAGCTACCCTCGCCGCCGGGATTACAGGGACAGTTGCGCCCGTACCAGTTGCGGGGTTATACCTGGCTCAACTTTCTCAGTGAAATAGGGTTCGGTGCCTGTCTGGCTGATGATATGGGCCTGGGAAAAACCATTCAGTGCTTAGCTTTGCTCCAGCACCGCTACGAGCAGGGCGGCTGCGGTCCGGCGCTGTTGATCTGCCCCACATCGGTTATTGCCAACTGGGAAAAGGAGGCGGCCCGTTTTACCCCGGAGCTGCCTTTGCTGGTGCATCACGGCCCTGCCCGCAAGAAAGGCAACGCCTTCAAGAAAGCCGCCGCAAAGCAGGCGCTGGTTATCTCCAGTTACGCCTTGCTGGGTCGGGAAGGGGATTTGTTTCGGAAGGTGCAGTGGGACGGTGTTATCCTTGACGAAGCACAAAATATCAAGAATCCGCTGACCCAGCAGGCTCAGGCTGCCCGGTCACTGCCAGCAGTCTACCGCATCGCCCTGACAGGGACACCGGTGGAGAACAATGTGGGGGATCTGTGGTCGGTGATGGAGTTTCTAAACCCCGGGCTCTTGGGCAATCAGGCGCAATTCAAGCGCTCTTTCCTCGTTCCCATTCATGTGCAGCGCAACCAAGAGGCGACTGCCACCTTAAAGCGCATGACCGGGCCCTTTATCCTAAGGCGTCTGAAAACAGACCGAAGTATTATAAAAGATCTGCCCGACAAGATAGAGAGCAAAGTCTTTTGTTCTCTGACCCAGGAGCAGGCTTCTCTTTATGCGGCCGTGATCGAGGACATTGAAGCGGCCTTAGATACCAGCGACGGGATCCAAAGGCAGGGGTTGATTCTGGCTGCCCTGTCCAAGTTCAAACAGGTGTGCAATCACCCAGCCCAGTTTTTAAAGGATAACTCTAAGCTGGCTGGGCGATCGGGAAAGCTAATCCGCCTTACCGAAATGGCGGAAGAAATACTGGCTACAGGGGAACGGGCGCTAATCTTTACTCAGTTTGCAGAAATGGGGAGATTGCTGCACCGATATCTGATGGAAACCTTCGGTTATCCAGCCCTGTTTCTACATGGTGGTGTGGCCAAAAAAGAACGCGACCAGATGATAAATCTGTTTCAGAGCCCGGACGGTCCTCCCTTTTTCATTTTGACCATCAAGGCCGGGGGCACTGGACTAAACTTGACCCGGGCCAACCATGTGTTTCACTTTGATCGGTGGTGGAATCCGGCAGTGGAAAACCAAGCTACCGACCGTGTTTACCGAATTGGCCAGCAGAAAAATGTGCAGGTTTACAAGTTTGTCTGCCGGGGGACCATTGAAGAGAGGATCGATGAAATAATCGAACGCAAGCTTGAACTGGCAGAGAATATTGTCGGGAGCGGGGAATCATGGTTAACCAAGCTTACCAGTGCCGAGTTCAAACAGCTGATGGCTCTTCGGGAAGAGGCCATTGGTGATTGGTAGAGGAGATGCGAAATGGCCTACGATAATTTTATTAGCTACCCTGAGAGCCAGCCGCGAACTGTCCAGGGCGGTATTAAGGCTAAATCTAAGCGCGGGGCCTTTGTGGAAAATTGGTGGAGCAAAAGGTGGATAGCCGTACTAGAGAGTTTCCGCTTGGGAGCTCGCCTCACCCGCGGCCGCCGCTATGCCCGGCAGGGACAAGTTATATCCATTGATGTGGGTAAGGGCCGGGTGACGGCTAGGGTGCAGGGTTCCCGCAAGCGGCCCTACCGGGTTGAGATCCAGCTAGCTCCCTTTTCCCAGACCCAATGGGAAAAAG
This window contains:
- a CDS encoding DEAD/DEAH box helicase, which codes for MIILHLSCFAGNCFLWGEAAVESLPKRRGRPPKKPKLLPSPFDVSRAKLELALAAAGIEIGDKKETTMTAWLPSGVNGPVGSSLLLGQLPPEGQELEIRPWKVTALRLLPAEVISLLTACAERRNLVPKVVLGSDILFWAQALRFTGSLAARGRFLPGVKQESNGYVAVWEPVLSGDDMESLVALAQRMPAACYCLTLPDVPPDTQALAVVLSFSALLIDALARQEAMLLPGQAGKRRGRAASQTSVHQRWLAALKAPSGSLPGDPAELVKLTYQIKEWRRLVYTLAAAPYRFCFRLEEPDPVESRTDDETWVVRYLLQAKADPSLLIPVPDAWKGRVKPKITGENLAARREFILTALGQAACFSPQIEESIKSGIPAGCSLDSNAAFEFLCNQAPWLKQAGFAVMLPSWWTSQGSRARLSVTGRAVSSPFSAGGGLGLDDVVSFDWQVALGDEVLTAEELEALARLKSPLVKLRGQWVEVDAGEIKAALNFWQKKASQQLTARDVVRLSLGVATQPQSLPLQNVTASGWLASVLKQLHGKELGPELPSPPGLQGQLRPYQLRGYTWLNFLSEIGFGACLADDMGLGKTIQCLALLQHRYEQGGCGPALLICPTSVIANWEKEAARFTPELPLLVHHGPARKKGNAFKKAAAKQALVISSYALLGREGDLFRKVQWDGVILDEAQNIKNPLTQQAQAARSLPAVYRIALTGTPVENNVGDLWSVMEFLNPGLLGNQAQFKRSFLVPIHVQRNQEATATLKRMTGPFILRRLKTDRSIIKDLPDKIESKVFCSLTQEQASLYAAVIEDIEAALDTSDGIQRQGLILAALSKFKQVCNHPAQFLKDNSKLAGRSGKLIRLTEMAEEILATGERALIFTQFAEMGRLLHRYLMETFGYPALFLHGGVAKKERDQMINLFQSPDGPPFFILTIKAGGTGLNLTRANHVFHFDRWWNPAVENQATDRVYRIGQQKNVQVYKFVCRGTIEERIDEIIERKLELAENIVGSGESWLTKLTSAEFKQLMALREEAIGDW